The Melopsittacus undulatus isolate bMelUnd1 chromosome 12, bMelUnd1.mat.Z, whole genome shotgun sequence genome has a segment encoding these proteins:
- the BRAP gene encoding BRCA1-associated protein, protein MSVSLVVIRLELAEHSALPAAFAYSAAAPDMAAEGTGAAPAAVPACLQGKGPGERAAILHQHLGRREMTDVIIETIQPRADETKAAGEGRKAPEAASAEDNSKPDDQSKEREAAPDSPSKQLPDQISFFSGNPSVEIVHGIMHLYKTNKMTSLKEDVRRSAMLCILTVPATMTSHDLMKFVASFYEVIEHMKIIRDSTPNQYMVLIKFSSQADADSFYMACNGRQFNSIEEDVCQLVYVERAEVFKSEDGASLPVMDLTELPKCTVCLERMDESVNGVLTTLCNHSFHSQCLQRWEDTTCPVCRYCQTPEPVEENKCFECGVQENLWICLICGHIGCGRYVSRHAYKHFEETQHTYAMQLTNHRVWDYAGDNYVHRLVASKTDGKIVQYECEGDMCQEEKIDALQLEYSYLLTSQLESQRIYWENKIVRIEKDTAEEINNMKTKFKETIEKCDSLEQRLNDLLKEKQSVERKCSQLNNKVAKLSNELKEEQELNKCLRANQALLQNKLKEEERVLKETCEQKDLQISEIQEQLRDVMFYLETQQQINHLPAETRQEIQEGQINIAVASSASSSTAGTGKPSSRRGRGKRGK, encoded by the exons ATGAGCGTGTCGCTGGTGGTGATCCGGCTGGAGCTGGCCGAGCACTCGGCGCTGCCCGCGGCCTTCGCCTACAGCGCGGCCG CTCCGGACATGGCGGCGGAGGGCACCGGCGCGGCCCCGGCCGCTGTCCCGGCCTGTCTGCAGGGGAAGGGCCCCGGCGAGCGGGCCGCCATCCTCCACCAGCACCTCGGCCGCAGGGAGATGACCGATGTGATCATCGAGACCATCCAGCCGCGGGCAG ATGAAACAAaagctgctggggaaggaagaaaagctccAGAGGCTGCATCTGCTGAGGACAACAGTAAACCTGATGATCAAAGCAAAGAGCGTGAGGCTGCTCCAGACTCGCCTTCAAAACAGCTCCCAGACCAGATCTCCTTCTTCAGTGGGAACCCCTCAGTTGAAATCGTCCATGGCATCATGCACCTGTACAAAACAAA CAAGATGACCTCTCTGAAGGAGGACGTGCGGCGCAGTGCCATGCTGTGCATCCTCACTGTCCCTGCTACCATGACCAGCCACGACCTCATGAAGTTTGTGGCCTCCTTCTATGAAGTGATCGAGCACATGAAAATCATCCGAGATTCCACTCCAAACCAGTACATGGTGCTGATAAAGTTTAGCTCACAG GCTGATGCAGACAGCTTTTACATGGCATGCAATGGCCGGCAGTTCAACTCCATAGAGGAGGACGTTTGCCAGCTGGTGTATGTGGAAAGGGCTGAAGTCTTCAAATCAGAAGAT GGGGCCAGCCTGCCCGTGATGGACCTGACAGAGCTCCCGAAGTGCACAGTGTGCCTGGAGAGGATGGATGAGTCCGTGAACGGGGTCCTCACCACACTGTGTAACCACAGCTTCCACAGCCAGTGTCTGCAGCGGTGGGAGGACACCAC gtgtcctgtctgcagATACTGCCAAACACCTGAGCCAGTGGAAGAGAACAAGTGTTTTGAGTGTGGAGTTCAAGAA AACCTTTGGATCTGTTTAATCTGTGGGCACATCGGCTGTGGCCGGTACGTGAGCAGACATGCTTACAAGCACTTTGAGGAGACCCAGCACACCTATGCAATGCAATTGACCAACCACAGAGTCTGGGACTATGCTGGAG ataACTACGTCCATCGCCTGGTTGCAAGTAAAACTGATGGGAAGATAGTTCAGTATGAGTGTGAGGGAGATATGTGTCAGGAAGAGAAAATTGATGCCTTACAATTAGAG TACTCCTACTTGCTAACGAGCCAGTTGGAATCCCAACGGATCTATTGGGAAAACAAGATTGTCCGGATAGAAAAGGACACAGCTGAAGAG attAACAACATGAAGACCAAATTTAAAGAGACCATTGAGAAGTGTGACAGTCTGGAACAGAGGCTCAATGACTTGCTCAAAGAAAAGCAGTCTGTCGAAAGGAA GTGCTCTCAGCTGAATAACAAAGTGGCCAAACTTTCCAACGAGCtgaaggaggagcaggagctgaacAAGTGTTTGCGAGCGAACCAAGCCTTGCTTCAGAACAaactgaaggaggaggagagggtgCTGAAGGAAACCTGTGAACAGAAGGACCTGCAGATCTCCGAGATCCAGGAGCAGCTGCGGGATGTCATGTTCTACCTGGAGACACAGCAGCAAATCAACCACCTCCCAGCTGAGACCCGGCAGGAGATTCAGGAAGGACAGATCAACATCGCTGTGGCATcttctgccagctcctccacagCGGGCACAGGCAAACCCTCCTCCAGGAGAGGCCGTGGCAAGAGGGGCAAATGA